The sequence TTATGCTCAAGGAATAGGTCCGGTGAACCGGAAGTTGTTCCATCCTCTAATCAAAGCAGTGTTTCGCAAATGTACCTATGTATCCGTGCGGGATGAACAATCCCGCCAGCTTTTGCAATCCATGGGATTGCGGGAGGGGAAGATTGAGGTAGTACCCGATCCTGTAATGGGATTATCCCTGCCAGAGGATGAGGGAACAGATAAGACTCTGGAAGTTACTCCTCAAATTATCGATGCATTACCAGTAGTCGGGGTATCGGTTCGTTATTGGGAGCAGGACCGTAGAGAACTGGACAGCCTTGCTCAAGGCCTGCTAGAGGCATGCAGCGTGGCTCCTCTTCATTTGCGCTTTTTGCCGTTTCACCAGCCTATCGATAACGAAGCATCACGTTATGTGGTGGAGAAGCTGGAGAAAGGGATTGCACAGCATGGTGGTATCATCAGCATTTGTGAGGATTCACTCCATCCGCAGAAGATGCTGAGGGAGGTTGGTCGATGTGATGTGTTGATTGGGATGCGCCTCCACAGTCTGATCTACGCTGCTGGAAGGTATGTACCGCTCATTGGAATCTCTTATGATCCCAAAATTGATCATTTTCTGGACAGAATTCATTGTCGTCCTGTGGGTACAACTGTTGCGTTAGCAAGCGGTGATGTGGCTTCCGAGGTACTCCATCTTTTGCAAGCAGGAAGGGATTGGAGAAGTGAACGCGAGCTGCTCATTGCCGCTTTAATTCAAGAGGCAGAGGCTCCAGCACGGCAGATTGTTCAATATTTAGCGCATAAAGGGTGATATATAGTGAAAGCTGAAAGTGTGATTCCCACAGTTCCGATTTTTGGCATCCGGGTATCCAAAGTCGATATGGCGGCAACGGTCTCTTTTTTGACCGAGGCGGTTCATACGCGTGAGCCGCATCAAGTCATTACTGCAAATCCAATCATGGTTATGGCTGCATTGGAGAATCCGGCTTATATGGATATCATGAAGTCGGCAGAACTTGTTGTACCTGACGGTACTGGAGTGGTATGGGCAGCTGGTTATTGCCGTGAACCTGTGGCAGAACGTGTGGCAGGCTTTGATCTGTTACATGAATTGTTGCGGCAAGGAGAAAGATATAGCTGGAAGGTATATCTCCTTGGCTCAACGTCAGAAGTGATTCAGGAAACAGCACGTAGGTTACAACTACAATATCCAGGTATCATCATTGCCGGCTACCGCGACGGATTTTTCAGACCTGAGGAAGATGAGAAAGTCGTAGAGGGAATTGTTGCTGCCGGACCTGATCTGCTATTCGTGGCTAGAGGGGCGGATAGTCAGGAGCCTTGGATTGCAAAGTACAAATCTCAGCTCGCTGTACCGATCATGATGGGAGTCGGCGGCAGCTTTGATGTCATTTCAGGCAAGAGTCGTCGTGCTCCTAAATTGTTCCAAAGTTTGCGGGCGGAGTGGTTATATCGTCTATTGAAGGAACCTACTCGCTACAAAAGAATGCTTGCGCTGCCGAAATTCGCAGTAAAAGTGCTGCGAGAGAAAGATAAAGTAACAAAAGTAGGCTGAAATGCGGATATTCACTGAGAAAATCAAAGAAATAGCCTAGAAACCGAATTGGAATTTATTTTCCTAACAGCGTATAATTCAATGCGGTAGAGAAATGGGGGTCGACTGATCAAATGTTAATTATATACATCGCCGGATTTATCGTGTGCATGGGACTCGCACTGTGCTTGACGCCTTTGGTGAAGAGATTCGCTATTAAGATAGGTGCAACTGATGTGCCGAATGCCCGTAAGGTGCATACGAAGATTATGCCCCGCCTTGGCGGACTTGGTATTTTTCTGGCGTTTGTGTTAGGCCTGCTTGCCGTATTACCGATTATTCCTTATGAGTTTACTCCGCGGGAGGTCAACTTCATCAAAGCGCTGCTGTGTGGTGGCGGACTAATTGTTCTAATTGGTGCTCTGGATGACCGTTTTGAACTTTCAGCAAAAGTGAAGCTACTGGGCCAAATTGCCGCAGCTTGTATCGTTGTCTTTGGTTTTGGTATTACTGTTTCTTTCGTGAATATTCCATTTAATAATACGTATTCTTCATTGGAAAGCTGGATATCTATCCCGCTGACGATTTTCTGGATTGTTGGTGTGACGAATGCTGTGAATCTGATTGATGGATTGGACGGGCTTGCTGCTGGTGTATCGGGGATTGCAATTGCAACAATTGCTGTGATGGCTTTGCTGATGGGTAATACCATGGTAGCGCTCCTCTGTCTGTTGCTGCTAGGCAGCATCATAGGGTTTCTATTCTTCAACTTTCATCCTGCCAAAATCTTCATGGGTGATACCGGTTCCTTGTTCTTGGGCTTTTGCTTAGCGCTCTTGGCGCTCCTTGGGTTTAAGCAGATAGCGTTGGTATCCTTTATTACGCCGTTGCTTATTATCGGTGTGCCATTGTCAGATACATTCTTTGCTATTGTGCGCCGCAAGTTACAGAAGAAACCTATTTTCGCACCTGATAAAGGTCATCTCCATCACTGTCTCCGTGAACTTGGCTTTAGCCACCGTCAGACAGTACTCATTATTT comes from Paenibacillus sp. 19GGS1-52 and encodes:
- a CDS encoding MraY family glycosyltransferase; protein product: MLIIYIAGFIVCMGLALCLTPLVKRFAIKIGATDVPNARKVHTKIMPRLGGLGIFLAFVLGLLAVLPIIPYEFTPREVNFIKALLCGGGLIVLIGALDDRFELSAKVKLLGQIAAACIVVFGFGITVSFVNIPFNNTYSSLESWISIPLTIFWIVGVTNAVNLIDGLDGLAAGVSGIAIATIAVMALLMGNTMVALLCLLLLGSIIGFLFFNFHPAKIFMGDTGSLFLGFCLALLALLGFKQIALVSFITPLLIIGVPLSDTFFAIVRRKLQKKPIFAPDKGHLHHCLRELGFSHRQTVLIIYGIAGFFGILAVIQSSAALYEANWVTFVVICVMLFFLQIGAEITGVISKTKRPLINFFLRMRMKLDPERSSKS
- a CDS encoding WecB/TagA/CpsF family glycosyltransferase, translated to MKAESVIPTVPIFGIRVSKVDMAATVSFLTEAVHTREPHQVITANPIMVMAALENPAYMDIMKSAELVVPDGTGVVWAAGYCREPVAERVAGFDLLHELLRQGERYSWKVYLLGSTSEVIQETARRLQLQYPGIIIAGYRDGFFRPEEDEKVVEGIVAAGPDLLFVARGADSQEPWIAKYKSQLAVPIMMGVGGSFDVISGKSRRAPKLFQSLRAEWLYRLLKEPTRYKRMLALPKFAVKVLREKDKVTKVG
- the csaB gene encoding polysaccharide pyruvyl transferase CsaB: MVAAPQKIVISGYYGFRNSGDEAVLQSILIALQKQSQAAGISITPVVLSIDPEWTTATYGVESVHRMKLGEVRRAILESVGLISGGGSLLQDVTGSKSIPYYLGVIKLAQWMGKPTFIYAQGIGPVNRKLFHPLIKAVFRKCTYVSVRDEQSRQLLQSMGLREGKIEVVPDPVMGLSLPEDEGTDKTLEVTPQIIDALPVVGVSVRYWEQDRRELDSLAQGLLEACSVAPLHLRFLPFHQPIDNEASRYVVEKLEKGIAQHGGIISICEDSLHPQKMLREVGRCDVLIGMRLHSLIYAAGRYVPLIGISYDPKIDHFLDRIHCRPVGTTVALASGDVASEVLHLLQAGRDWRSERELLIAALIQEAEAPARQIVQYLAHKG